A segment of the Ipomoea triloba cultivar NCNSP0323 chromosome 1, ASM357664v1 genome:
GTTCTCGACACCAGAGTTGAAGAGAAAGTGATGCCATCTGCAATCTGTCACAAGAGATAAGATAGAAATTCCACACAAGATATGAAGTGACAGTAACTCAGAAAAAAAAGGGGCAAgaaagtgagggtagggaccaAAATGGCCCACGGAACGTGAATCCACCCTTTTCCATGGTCCTACAGATAAGCAATTCATCTTCTCATTCACACGGCATATAGCTAGGCGTCCAGTGCATTCTCATACGGAGTGTTAGCTTGCCTTGGTCTCGAGTTGTCAACACAAAGACACGCCACGCCACGCCCATTTGTTTGAAGAAGATGCAAAGTGCTCCCTTATCTTTAAAACATGACACGATGGACACTAAGACTTCAAAAATCCAATGCTGCTGCTACTGATTCCAATGGCATGATAGAGGGCATAAATTGACTTCCCTGAGCAGCTGTGAAACGATGCAGCAGCCACGCTTTGTCATACTGGTCCCCAATTATACGGTACTTAATCCCTTTATTCATTGGCATTTGGCAAGCCATCACATGCTACTACTCCAAAACTACAGCACAATAAAGATACAAGAAAAGCCCGATCCAGTACACCTACTAGTACTACTTGGTGGTGCACCACAGCACCAGTACGATGAATCTTAAAGATTATCAAAGCCCCAATGACTGGGCTTCAGCTTTCAGGGATCTCAAGCATCGAATGGTTTCATCTATGATGAGCATTGGATCTTTCCCCTTTACGCCAGGAATGATCATTTGCAGAATGCTTATAGTCTTGCGTATTTTCTCTTCCCTTGATCTCTTACTCCCGGATAGTCCCGAAACTTCATTACTGTCATTACCACAACTAGATCCTGCATCATCTTCTACCTCGGAGCACAGATGTGGTTTAGCAGTCGTTGCGGTGTGCATGAATGACAGAACATCGTGGCCACCATCTAACAGTTTATGCCTTTTGGTTGGCCCAGCGGAGCTTTCAACTTCTTCACCCCTTTCCTCGAAACACTCGTGCCCATCGTGAACAGTCATGGTACTGGGGGAACGACCGGTGCTGGTTACTTCATCCTCCAAATAGTCGTAATCATTGTCACAGTAGATCAAAGCATCCAGTTCATCGGTATCTTCATGCCATTCACTTTCCACATCTCGGTGGCTTTCTTCAACGTAATCATCATCAATCAAATTACCCAAGGGAGATGCTTCGTTTCTGTTAATCCCGGGATGCTCCCTAATCAAATTATAAGCTCCATGAGGCTTTGGGGACCACGATTCTGGGCACTGCACAGGAGTACAGTTGGCAGAACTGTAAATTAAGGTTGTCTGATCATCAGACTTATCAAAAACAAGAAACTTCTTGAGGGAACATCCAGTGCCCGTGTTGCAATTTTCAATACCACCAACATTTTCAACTGACCCAGACGGAAGCTTCTCTATGGGTACAGGGCTCGGTGAAGTACTGACATCCCGAGGGAAGCAAGGCGAACAGTTGAACCAGTTACGAGGCTCGTCGGGTTGGCCTGCCTTGGATTGAGGCAGGGCAGAGAATGTGAACAAGGGAAAATCCCCATTTGTCAAAACTTCATTAAACTGAGAATTCATATAAACAGAAAAGCTATCCCCCTTCCCTATATTGCGTTGTGCACCTGAAGAACTCAACGGGGCTGATTGCAAACCGAAACACTGGTGATTGAACCAAGATCCAAAGTCCTTTTCCATGCAACCACAGCAATCACCTAGAATAATCCAAACTTCTAAGTCAGAATTGCACAGATATATCTATCTATCATATGAAACATAACAAAGAACTCAAACAGTCCAAAACATACCAGCTCTATAGTAACTGTGATATTACAAACTGCTGACTAATGTAGATTTTGGAAATACTGAGAAAACTATAAAACTCCAGGCTTAACTCGAACACGGCAGCAAGAAAGTCGTTCTACGTGACAGGTTTCAACAAATGACGGAAATATTCAGCCTGAAAAACACCCCACACAAAGCAGGTAAGATTTCTTGGAGCCACAGACAAATAGAACATTTTGTGAAGTCAACATTGCAAATTTAGAATCATAATCAATGAGAATCGTATTCAACAACACCAAATCTTTCATACTGACCTGGCAATCCTGGAGAGGTTGAAAACATGCAATGACTCTAACTATTATGGTGGCACTCCCCGCGACTCCATTTTCATGTTTCAATGCCCGGAATCTAGTCTGACT
Coding sequences within it:
- the LOC116023165 gene encoding transcription factor bHLH143-like → MEKDFGSWFNHQCFGLQSAPLSSSGAQRNIGKGDSFSVYMNSQFNEVLTNGDFPLFTFSALPQSKAGQPDEPRNWFNCSPCFPRDVSTSPSPVPIEKLPSGSVENVGGIENCNTGTGCSLKKFLVFDKSDDQTTLIYSSANCTPVQCPESWSPKPHGAYNLIREHPGINRNEASPLGNLIDDDYVEESHRDVESEWHEDTDELDALIYCDNDYDYLEDEVTSTGRSPSTMTVHDGHECFEERGEEVESSAGPTKRHKLLDGGHDVLSFMHTATTAKPHLCSEVEDDAGSSCGNDSNEVSGLSGSKRSREEKIRKTISILQMIIPGVKGKDPMLIIDETIRCLRSLKAEAQSLGL